AAGAAGTGGCGCCCCGAGCAAACTATTTCCTGTACACTCCCACTAGCTGGCGGACAAACGATCACGCTACAAGCGAGTAGGGAGGCGGAGATGCCAGACGTAGTCACCTTCAGCTGGAGCGACGAGAGCAAAACCTTTGGCGAGATACTAGAGCTGTGCGGTCAGCTACCCATCCCTCCTTACCTCAATCGAGAGACCGAGAGCAGCGACCTCACCGACTATCAGACCGTCTACGCACGCATTGAGGGCTCTGTGGCGGCACCGACGGCGGGGCTACACTTCACGCCAGAGCTTGATGACAGACTCCTAGCCGAGGGACACCGCATCACCGAGCTAACGCTCCATGTCGGTGCCGGCACCTTCCTACCGGTCAAGGGTCGTCAGGTCGCTGACCATCAGATGCACAGCGAGTATTGCAGCGTGCCGACAGCAACGCTGGAGACGCTCCTAGAGCATATTGATAGCTCCTTTGTACCCATTGGCACCACCTCGGTACGCACCTTGGAGAGCCTCTACTGGTTTGCCGTTGCACTGCAGCAAGCAGAGCAGGAGGGTGGGGAAGTGGCAGAGCCCTTTCACCTAGATCAGTGGTATAGCTACCGTATGCGTCAGAGCTGTGGCGCAGCCTTGCCGTCACGTCGTGAGGCGCTGGAACTGTTGCTCCGCTATGCGCGCCACAAGGGGCTTGATCGGCTCACCTTCTCCACGGCATTACTCATTGCCCCAGGCTATCACTATCAGATGGTAGACATCCTGGTGACCAACTTTCACCAACCTAAGAGCACGCTCCTGCTGCTCGTCTCGGCACTCATCGGTCCCCACTGGCGCACGCTCTATGAGCATGCCCTCGCTGATGCGCACTACCGCTTCCTCAGCTATGGCGACGCCTGCTTGCTATATCGACAAGACCTATAAATAGAAATTAAATCATACACACCCTTTCAGCATATCACACTCAAATGAAAGTCATTACAACGGTTGCTGCGCTACAGCAAGAACTCTCTAAGCTACGTCAGGAGAACCCCTCAGCCCGTGTAGGGC
The sequence above is a segment of the Porphyromonas vaginalis genome. Coding sequences within it:
- a CDS encoding S-adenosylmethionine:tRNA ribosyltransferase-isomerase, translating into MCDKPHTQHWVDIDINDYDYPLPDERIAAHPLAERDQCRLLLSDATGRLEDHTFAELPQLLPPHALLIRNNTRVIKARIFFVKATGARIEILCLDPYKPVSYEESLASLGSCSWHCLVGNSKKWRPEQTISCTLPLAGGQTITLQASREAEMPDVVTFSWSDESKTFGEILELCGQLPIPPYLNRETESSDLTDYQTVYARIEGSVAAPTAGLHFTPELDDRLLAEGHRITELTLHVGAGTFLPVKGRQVADHQMHSEYCSVPTATLETLLEHIDSSFVPIGTTSVRTLESLYWFAVALQQAEQEGGEVAEPFHLDQWYSYRMRQSCGAALPSRREALELLLRYARHKGLDRLTFSTALLIAPGYHYQMVDILVTNFHQPKSTLLLLVSALIGPHWRTLYEHALADAHYRFLSYGDACLLYRQDL